The Pseudomonadota bacterium genome segment ATATCATAGGTGCCTTGCCAAACTTCCAAATCAGCAATGATCTTGCTCAGTTTACGCACGGCAACCTTGGGAACTTTGGGAGACTTCATGGCAACCTCCTATTTCACTGGCCCTTGGCCAGGAGCAAACATGCCATTTTTCTCGGCCTTCTTTTTGCCACCATCCAGGCCAAGATCGGTATCGTCTTCCTTGCCCGTCTCGGAAGTTCGCTGGGTGTCGGAAGATGTAATAAAGATGTATTGGTGGTCGGCAGGCGTCCCATCGGCTTCGGGATGTCCCTTTCGCTTCATAGGCATAGTATCACCGCCAAACATCTTCAACATCGGGCGAGACATAAACCCAGCAATAAGCGATTCCCGCTCAGCCACCATATCCTGAATGGATTTTTGGTCACGCAGAAAAGTCTTGCGTTCCGCTTCCACAGAATTCATCAAATCCTTCCAAAGAAACATGGCTTTTTCAGGATCGGGATATTGCTCAGAAACGGTCTTGAAGAGTGCCCCACCCTTGCGACCCTCAATCAAATCGGCGTAAATCTCTTTCAACTGGGCTTGCCCAATATTGGCGATTTGCACCTTTTGGCTGAGAATCTTCTTCATCGTGTCAAACGATGCTTCATTGGAATTGGATTTTCCCTGAATTCCCTTACGCAACCTCACCTCATTGTCGAAGTTCGACCAGCCAGAAATAAAGGTGCAGCCCCCCATCAGTAGCAGAAGACCACAAAACACCAGGAAAAAAGCCATCGGACGGGACATGAAGTTCTCCTTTTCGAGTTAGAACGGCAAATTATCTGACCTAGTACCCTCATTATACTTCAGAAGTGGCGGTTGTAAATCTCTATTCTCAAATCTGCCGAAATGAAACTCCAAGGATACGTCGTCAAGCCCCCGAATGGAATCACACATCTCTATGTCATGTGGTTTAATATCGTGAAAAATCCACACTTTTTTGATGACGTTGTTTTCCCGCTTGCGAAAAACAAAGGTTACAGAACGGGTATATTTAATCCACTGATGCCATCGCAATAAGTTGGATTCCTCTTCATACTCATAACCAATCACCAATGTGCCGTGCTTAGAATAGCACTCATCAAAAAGACCTTGCTGAATCTCTAGCTCGGGTATTGAAGCCAATTCGTCAAAACCAATACAATCCCCATCATCATCGCCGTAGAAAGGAACACACAGATGTTCCTCTGCATAGCCAGGAATTTCTAATGACCAGCAATTTCTTTGATCTCTTAGCAGTTTTTTGATGGTCATTGATGCATAATATGCACCATCAGAAAACAGAGGGCCGCCTATTAATGTGTATTCCATGATACGTATTATATCACTATAATATAGAATATGCTACCGAATTACGTTCACAAAGAAGACTTGATTGACCGCATCGCCAAAGAGTATTTTGGAGATGGCAGTATCCCCATTGCCATCAAACGAATCAATGATCGTTGGTGCGAATTTGTTCAAGTTTTTCGTAACAGCAACTCGGCACATGCTGCCTTTGCTGGCGATTATGAAGGCCAACTCTACAAAATCTATTTACCCCAGGAAAATCAGCTAAAATCCGTCAATGAGTTATTGGAAGAATATTGTGCGGAAAATAATATTCCGTTCGTAAATATGGTATGCTAACCTTTCAAGAATATGTGCTCCAAGAAGGTGCCTACAACAACAAGCGTGGTTGCCGTTACTGGGGAGATGCTGGATCGGGTGTTTTACCCTTCTGTCAAAGCACCCGTCGATTTGGTGCCAACCATCGGGGAGCATTTGTCAATGAAGGAGGCACATTTGGAATCTTTGGTGGCGGTATTTTCCTTGATGAATATGGCTTAAACGATGTGGAGGAATTAATAAATAGCACAATTCCCCAAGATCACGCCAAACAAGAGTTGCGTGAAGAAACAGGCTATAACGGACCCATTCGGCTTCAAGAAATCTATGTTTACAAAGACAGTAAAATAGGACCACAGGGACAACCTTGCAATTTCTTTTATTGGAATTATATTGGTATTGTTCCTCACGAATTCCCTATAAGCCCAGAAGCAAACAGTCAGTGGGAAGAAGGCGGGCAATCGGGTTGGCTAACTTTTGAAGAACTCATGCGAGTAACGCCCAAACACTTTGGCCTCAAAGCACTTCTGGATAATGCGGCGGCAAAACTCCAACAACTATCGAGGAAATAATGATTACTTTTTCAGAATTTTGTATAAAAAACTTGGCCAAACAAGCAAAAGTAGATATTGCTTGCTTAGACAAAAAACAACTAGAAATGGGTGTAAAAGTAGAGCGAGAACACAATGGCAAAATGGGAAAAGATACCAAAGTCATCAAAAACGATGCTGAGGCTCTTAAAATTGCTGTTGCCCACCTGAGAGAAGACCCCAAGTATTACACAAAATTAAAGAAAATAGAACACTAATCTGGAATCTTCCAAATATTTATCTTTGTATCGCCCCTCGTAGTATCTTTTGGATCAATAAATCCAGGCTTCAAAGATTTTAGTGGCTTCTTGTCATATTGCATAGCAAAATAAGTAATAAAATCAGCCGAAGAAGGAGTCACATATAAGGGAGGATATTGACCCAACGCATCATAAATAGAAGGATATAATCCAAGCTTGGCACCTGTGCGTAGATCATCCTCTTTTAACAACCACTCTCTGAATTGCATACATTATCTATGCATTCAATTGCTGATATCCTTCGCCTGTGGTCGATGAAGGAAGAATAGTTCCAGCGGGCAACAAAAATGACTTACATTTATAAGTCATATTGGGCAGAACATATTCCACTTCCACCAACTTGCCTTCGGCAATCATTTCTTGCAACAAATCTGGAAAATCGAAATTGTTGTCAAAAACTTGTTGTCGCACTGTTGGGTTTACATGATTTGCAATGTGAACTGGAAGTTCTGTTGCTTTGCAGCCTTGAATATCGGCTACAATTCTAGCAATCAGTTCCTTGACTGCATCCTTGTCCATTAAAACACCTCTTGAACAAAGTTATTTGGTTTCAGTTTCGTCCACAAACTCTTGCACTTCTTGAATAGATCGATATCCCATCAATCTTGTTCTCAACCAACCCTTGACCTTCGGATCATATCTGTATCTGATGATTTGTGGAATTGGCTGTTCATTGGATAGCTGCTTGGCGAGTGCCTGATCCTTGTCAGCATCCACCATTACCAAAACTTTTTTTCCAAACTTCACCTTAGGAATAACTTCTTTTTTCAATTTTTCACAATAATGACACCAAGGGGCACCGAGAATTACAAACAACGGTCTCTTAGAAACCGTTATGACTTTATATGCTTCTGCATAAGTCATTTCTTTCGATTTGGGAGATTCCGCTTTTTTGGCAACTTCTGCGGCTTGCACAGGAACCACGCACAACAACAAAACAAATAGTAAATACTTCATAACAACTCCTTTGGTTAAGGTTCCACCTATATTTACTCTTCACAAAACACTAAAGTCCTATGAATGTCAAAAGCCTGCGGAGCAGTGATGGCTTTTCCGTAACATACGACGTGCGAATAATTTCTCCATCAATTTCATTCCACAACGTATTTTTTTCAGGATCGTAATGCCATTCTCTGTTAAAGTCTTCCATGAATTTTTTTGCAAACTCACGAGCCTCAGCATCTCTTCTGGCTATTTCTTCTAGCCATTTTTCTCGATCTTCAGAAGTCGGATATTGAGCAACGAATTTTTTGAAGGACTTGTAAAGAATGACTAAGGAATCTTCCTTGGCATCACTGGGAAAATCGGCACAAAGCCGTTTGACATAGCCATGCACTATCGCTTTATATTTTTTGTGGTCACTACGTGCATCTTCACTCATGATTTAACAATAATTTAATCTAAGCTTTGGATTGTTTTTTTCTGCTTCACGTCTAATCTCTATGGGATATTCACCATAATTTCGTCCTCGATGATCCCAAATCAAAACAGTGCCATCATCGGGCAAATGAAGCAAAGCAGTCATATCGCCGGGGTGCGATGTGCCAATATGGCCATGCCCATCAACATAATAGAACTGCCCCTTGTCATCCCTCCAAAAGGAACAATCGCCAGTGGCATTCTTACGCCTTTCAAGACATTCTACCATTATAGTGGTTTTGGTGTAAGCAAATTGCCCATGTCATCAAAATCTACATAGCCCATATTATGACCCCACGACGGCATATGTCCATCCAAACACATAAAAGTAGTACCCTTATACTCTTGTACCCAATTGATGTGATGATGTCCAAAAAGCCAAAGCCTTGGTCGGTGCCGCTCTAAACAGGATTGCAAAATCCTATTGGTAACACTAGGTCGGAAGTCCTGCAAGAAACGATCCTTGCCAGTATGGGCCAATAAATAGATTATCTCTTCTGCACAATCATGTGTCAAGACTATTTCTGGCTTTGCTTTCTCATAAGCCAACACACATTCATGCCCCTGTGTCCAACTCAATTCTTCATCTGCCCACCAACTAATGCCGGGAATACGTTCTGCTCGATCAATACTGCGGGCTCCACGAATATAGAAGAACTCAAAATTCCCCTCTTTGAGCGGAAAAGAATGAGTGCCATAATCGCCAAGAGCGTGTTGAACACGATGGTCATAATCATCATGATTGCCAAGAACCACAACATGATGGGCTTTATCAATGTTGGCTACTTGTTGGTGAAAATCTGGCTGCCCGCTCCAAGCAAATCCAAAATCACCAAGCTGCACTGAGTATTCGGCAGCACCCATTAAGTTAAAATAACTACGACTACCACCTCTATAATTGAGATAGCCGTGTATGTCGCCAATAATACGAATATAAGGTTGCGGTTTGCTCATTTTTTTATCGGTGATTTTTCCATCGTAAAGAGAATAACCTCTTCGCCGGTTATTGTGCTAATATCATGGTGCATGCTCAAAACCCTGACGCCAGTTATTTCTGCAAGCAATGCTTCCAAAAATGGCCGAGCCGTTTCAAGCAAATGAACCCGCACTTGTTTGAGTAAAATAACTCCTTTTTCTTTCTGCTTTTCTACCAAATGTTTTTCAGAAGCAGTAAGCACCCCTGTAAGCCGGATTACAAAAAAATCACCCAATAAATGAGTGTGAATTTCTTTTGGTCCCCGTCCCATGAATTCCTGTTCAAATCGGGTAATTCCTCCACAAACAGCAGCTTCAATTTCGCCTTGAGTCACATTTGTGTTCCTTTATCCATTTAGCATGACATTGATCTGGATCGTATTTAAGCAATTCATCAGCCGTCTTTTGGATTGCATCTTCTGCATTTGTGAGCCTTGCTTGGGCACAAATAGAAGCCAGGGCGTCTCTAAATCCAATTGAATAATATATGTGTTGATCCATCTAATCCTCCGAGGGGCTGTTATCGCCACACATTTTCACAATCTTCGGATTAAAGGTTGCAACAATTTCAACCAAATCCGATTGAGCCGCCATAACTGTATCAATATCTTTATAGACCCCAGGGCTTTCGTCTGCCGTGGCGTCCAAGACAATGACACCTTGCCGATCCAAGTTACCTTGGACAGCTTTCCAAACATATTTTTCTTTGGCTTTTTTACGAGACATCAATCGCCCCGCCCCGTGAGAAGCAGAACAAAGACTCGCCGGATTACCTTTGCCCACCACAATATAAGCAGGCGTGCCCATCGAACCAGGAATTACACCCAGCATACGATGGCTTGCAGGGGTTGCTCCCTTACGATGCACCACTACCTCGCCTTGATTCGGATCATGCGTTTCAAGGAAAGCGAAATTGTGATGATTCTCTACATTAAATAAAACTTTGGCTCCCAAATTCTGAGCCATAGCCTTGTGAATCAATTGATGATTGGCTTGAGCGAATCGACCCATCAATTGCATTGCGAGCCAATATTCCTGCCCATCATTGGATGCCAAATCCAACCATGCCAGATTTTTCAAATCGTCATATTTCTTCGGCAACTTGGATTGAGCAACCCCGTGATACATTTGGCATACTGCTGCCCCCGGTCCCCGAGAACCTGAATGAGTCATAATTGCCACATACTCACCAGGGAGCAGCCCAGCAATATCTGCAAGCGATGGCGAATTTTGTATTTGCAGAATGCCGACATCAATAAAATGATTTCCGCTACCCGAAGTTCCTAGCTGCTTCCAGGCTTTGTCTTTTTGCTGTTTGGTGACTCTGGTAATTCCCCAATCCTCATCCATAACCGGATGATTTTTGGGCTGATCGAAGACCGCATTTCCGCCGTCGCCAATACCAAAACGAGTGCTCTTGGCAATCGCTTCCCTGTACAAATTAAATTTCTTTTCCAAGGAATTGACTGGCATATCTAGGATTGACAAGCTCATACGGCAAGCAATATCGACGCCGACCGCATTCGGACATACGGCTCCTTGCAAAGCCAAAACCCCACCAATGGGCAGTCCGTAACCAACATGACAATCTGGCATAACGGCGGCAGTAACCGCCATCGGCAATGAACAAGCTTGCTGCATTTGTCCGTCACAACCCTCTTCCAACGACCCCCATACCTTGTAGGGGATAGCAGCAGATCGAACAAACTGTTGCTCTTGAATTAGAAGATTGGCTAAATCTCCGAAGTGTTTATCTCCGACATATTCCTGAGGGTTGGTGAAGAAAGTCTTCATGATAGCCTTGATATTGCGATCATCGCCGCCCTCTCGGGCTACACGAATAGCATCGACCGCAAGACGGGCACAATCCTCAGGACATCCAAGTTTAACAAGCTGTTTGCCGTTCATGATTTTTCCTCCAATAGACTATCTCCCTCATTATACTCCAGAAATGCCAGAATGTAACCCCAAAAAACTGCAATTCTTGCTCTAATAAGGCATTAGATTGTTTTAAAATAAGGACAAGTCGCTGCATATCTATCAATCATGCAATCATACCAAAACTGGAAAGCGAACGAACAGTTATTGACCGAAGCAGTCGAGCTTCTGGAGGCTGTTCGTGTCGATGTTGGCGAATTAGAAAAAATTCTCTCTAAGGCCCAGAGCGGCGATCCAGAAGCCAGTGAATATTGGCCAATTTTAGTAAAAGCTTTCTTGGAAGGCTATTTGAATAAATTTGGCTTCCAAGCTGGCTTAAACCATCAGGAAAAAGAAGAGGTTATGCAAAACGTCCTAATGCAACTCACTCGTAACCTTAGAGGCTCATTCGGCCAAGCAATGGAAATTGGAAGAAACACAAGAGGATGGTTGGTCACCATTTTGAAAAATGCCATTATAGATCGACAAAGAAAAACAATTAAAAACAAAAAAACCAAAAGTCTTACCTTAGACTTTGATGACGATCATCCAAAATCTTCGGAACCAAATCCACACGACGTTATGAGTCGCATGGAAACTGCGGAAAAAGTGCGAAGTGCCATCGCTTCTTTGGACCCAATCCATCAAGAGGTTTTGATAATGTTTTATCAAAATGGCATGAAGTATGATGATATAGCTCAGACGCTACACATTCCGCCAGGAACCGTCAAAAGTCGAATAGCTGCGGCTAAAGACAGATTGCGAAAAAAGATAGAAGAAATTTAATGCAAGAGCCGCCCTTTTGGGACGGCTCTCGATCTGTCTCTACGCATGGCAGAGCAGGCTATTCGACTACAAGCAGCATTGCTTCGACAGAATCACCGAGAGGAATAAAAACAGCATCAAAACTCTCTGATGCCAGTGGTTCTGTCCATTTGTCGTCCTCAAAACCATTGCATTGAACGTCACGCATCACTTCTGCAAATTGATGAAGAGCGGCAGTAAATTCTTTGACTTTCATCTGGTAGTTTCCTAGTCCAAGAAAGCAACGTGTCGCATTGCTCTGGCTTTGGTTTCCTCATTCGGCAAAACTCGATACCAACCATCCAAGAGAACGGTTTTGTGGTCACTGTGGCGGATTTTGCCCCGCACATAAACCTCGGGGTCACGCACCATCGTTCTCCACAACACACCCTTGCGTTGATCCAGCGGCAGAGCAGCGTAAGCCTTTGCGGTAATTCCATTGGGGTGACTGCCATTGACATAAACGGTGGTGCCACCGATGCGATACAACTCCTCAGCCATGTGCGGCTTGCCACGTCCACGCTGCAAGGGTTCGTTTTTCAAAATGAGGCTTTTGTCTACCTTCAAGTTTTTGGCGGGCATAAAAAACCATTCACCTTGACGAATATAAGCTTCGGTCTTGCGACGTTTCTTGTCCCTGGCCTTCATTTTCTTGGTCGATTGAGCCTGCAAAACCTGTGCGGGTTTCAGGGCCTCCATCGCTTGGGGGACACTCGACGCACCGGAGGTCTCGGGAATGGCAGCGGTGAACCAATCCCGCTCATCGTGACCACAGAGGAATTTGCTCTTCGTATCGTGGCCTTTGCCGTCGTCAATCTTCGTGAGCAGAAGCAGGTGGCGGTCCTTGGGACGAACATCCAGAACCTGCAATTCGACATCGTTCCCCACTTGGAGATCGAAGTAAGTACCTTCTTTGTCCTTGCGAACATCGACTCTTACCGACTGATTGCGTGGCAATCCTGCGGTGAATCGCTGACCAGCCCGCAAGCGGGGGTCGTCGCCCAAAGTCGCAACCTTGACCCGTGCCCCCATCGCTTCAAATTTTTTGGATAATGCCGTAGTGTTCATGCCCTTATTATACTCCAGATTCTTTGTTTGTAAACCATCATTTCCAGAATTTCCAGACGGTTTTTAATTCCTCATCTGGGGATGCTTTCCACTCAGGAAGACTACATCCATGTTCTCGGCTAAAAGACAGATACAAACTCTCTTCCCTGCCGCAACGATGACACTGCTTTCTAGTAGGGCTCATCATAACCCAACTATGACCAATAAGTTTGCAAAATAATTTCATTTAAGTAGGCGAAGCATAATCGTGAAATTTCTTCTGATCGGCTGGATTTATTCGAACCTCTTTGACCATCACTGTGTTTTTCAACAACATCGGCAAAGAACCATTTAATATCTCCAATGCCGTCAAAGCATCCAATTCTGTACCATACCAATTACCCTGCAATACCGTATCATCGTCATATGTGCTGGCATCTTGGCGGAACAATCCCCATTTAGTAGTACGATCAGCAACTGTAGGTGTTCGTTGTGTCATACATTATTTAGTTGTTGTAAAGCCAAAACTATTTTGTCAAAATCTAAAACAACAATATGCTTGGCTACTTTGCATTCCACACCTTCCTTAGTAATAGCTGTTACTACAGCCGGGTGTCCAGAAACCTCCAAAGTAGTACCAACACCAATCAACGGCGTTACTGGCTCTTTGTCTTTCATGTTTTTAATATAGCAACTTTTATAAAAAAATGCAACTATGATAAAAAAGAATGTACGATTATTTAATAGTGGGAAGTGGTTTGTTTGGAAGCACTTTTGCCAGAAAAGCCAAGGATGCAGGACAATCTGTGCTTGTAATCGAGAAAGAAAAACATGTTGGCGGGCATGTACGCACAGAAATTATGGATGGAATCATAGTCTCACTATTCGGACCCCACATTTTTCACACCAAACACAAACATGTGTGGGATTTCGTCAACAAATTTAGTGAATTTAATCATTATCGTCATCAAGTCAAAGCTAATTACAATGGAAAAATTATTTCTTTGCCATTTAATATGATGACATTCCACCAATTATGGGGGTGTATCACACCTGCTGATGTTGAGGCTGAATTAGCAAAACGTCAAATTCCTATCGACAACCCACAAAATATGGAAGAATGGTGTTTAAGCCAATTGGGAGAGGAAATTTACCATACATTAATATATCACTATACCAAAAAACAATGGAATCGTGATCCCAAGACACTTCCTGCCTCTATTATTAAAAGGCTGCCAATTCGTATGTCGTATGATGAATCATACTTCGATGATCCCTATCAGGGCATGCCCATACATGGTTATACGCCACTAGTGGAAAAAATGTTAGATGG includes the following:
- the glf gene encoding UDP-galactopyranose mutase, with amino-acid sequence MYDYLIVGSGLFGSTFARKAKDAGQSVLVIEKEKHVGGHVRTEIMDGIIVSLFGPHIFHTKHKHVWDFVNKFSEFNHYRHQVKANYNGKIISLPFNMMTFHQLWGCITPADVEAELAKRQIPIDNPQNMEEWCLSQLGEEIYHTLIYHYTKKQWNRDPKTLPASIIKRLPIRMSYDESYFDDPYQGMPIHGYTPLVEKMLDGIAVQLGTDFKEIKNDWRKIGKKLVYSGKIDEFFDFCYGELDYRTIDFQTTVLDGNFQGVAQMNHTGELPVYTRTIEHKHFYFINSPKTVITYEFSQAATNTSAPDYPVIDDKNKKISGLYKAMQSPDILFGGRLGTHSYLNMDDCIDMALRLSSFI
- a CDS encoding NUDIX hydrolase yields the protein MLTFQEYVLQEGAYNNKRGCRYWGDAGSGVLPFCQSTRRFGANHRGAFVNEGGTFGIFGGGIFLDEYGLNDVEELINSTIPQDHAKQELREETGYNGPIRLQEIYVYKDSKIGPQGQPCNFFYWNYIGIVPHEFPISPEANSQWEEGGQSGWLTFEELMRVTPKHFGLKALLDNAAAKLQQLSRK
- a CDS encoding metallophosphoesterase; translated protein: MSKPQPYIRIIGDIHGYLNYRGGSRSYFNLMGAAEYSVQLGDFGFAWSGQPDFHQQVANIDKAHHVVVLGNHDDYDHRVQHALGDYGTHSFPLKEGNFEFFYIRGARSIDRAERIPGISWWADEELSWTQGHECVLAYEKAKPEIVLTHDCAEEIIYLLAHTGKDRFLQDFRPSVTNRILQSCLERHRPRLWLFGHHHINWVQEYKGTTFMCLDGHMPSWGHNMGYVDFDDMGNLLTPKPL
- a CDS encoding thioredoxin family protein, with protein sequence MKYLLFVLLLCVVPVQAAEVAKKAESPKSKEMTYAEAYKVITVSKRPLFVILGAPWCHYCEKLKKEVIPKVKFGKKVLVMVDADKDQALAKQLSNEQPIPQIIRYRYDPKVKGWLRTRLMGYRSIQEVQEFVDETETK
- a CDS encoding DUF2294 domain-containing protein, producing the protein MTQGEIEAAVCGGITRFEQEFMGRGPKEIHTHLLGDFFVIRLTGVLTASEKHLVEKQKEKGVILLKQVRVHLLETARPFLEALLAEITGVRVLSMHHDISTITGEEVILFTMEKSPIKK
- a CDS encoding RNA polymerase sigma factor codes for the protein MQSYQNWKANEQLLTEAVELLEAVRVDVGELEKILSKAQSGDPEASEYWPILVKAFLEGYLNKFGFQAGLNHQEKEEVMQNVLMQLTRNLRGSFGQAMEIGRNTRGWLVTILKNAIIDRQRKTIKNKKTKSLTLDFDDDHPKSSEPNPHDVMSRMETAEKVRSAIASLDPIHQEVLIMFYQNGMKYDDIAQTLHIPPGTVKSRIAAAKDRLRKKIEEI
- a CDS encoding RtcB family protein — protein: MNGKQLVKLGCPEDCARLAVDAIRVAREGGDDRNIKAIMKTFFTNPQEYVGDKHFGDLANLLIQEQQFVRSAAIPYKVWGSLEEGCDGQMQQACSLPMAVTAAVMPDCHVGYGLPIGGVLALQGAVCPNAVGVDIACRMSLSILDMPVNSLEKKFNLYREAIAKSTRFGIGDGGNAVFDQPKNHPVMDEDWGITRVTKQQKDKAWKQLGTSGSGNHFIDVGILQIQNSPSLADIAGLLPGEYVAIMTHSGSRGPGAAVCQMYHGVAQSKLPKKYDDLKNLAWLDLASNDGQEYWLAMQLMGRFAQANHQLIHKAMAQNLGAKVLFNVENHHNFAFLETHDPNQGEVVVHRKGATPASHRMLGVIPGSMGTPAYIVVGKGNPASLCSASHGAGRLMSRKKAKEKYVWKAVQGNLDRQGVIVLDATADESPGVYKDIDTVMAAQSDLVEIVATFNPKIVKMCGDNSPSED